Part of the Benincasa hispida cultivar B227 chromosome 11, ASM972705v1, whole genome shotgun sequence genome, cacatttctttaacttttacagttagttattgtaactacttgtataagaaattagaataaatactcatcatttacaaattttgtagATAAAACATACATAGCTTCAAGAAGAACTTGAAAAATCTGTAAAAGAAAGAATCTATGACTTAGCTCTTAATAAAACTCTCTCCTTCCCATGGACATAGGCTTCAATAGCCGAATCACGTATATTGTTGTGCATttccttccctttcttttcatcgtctacaagattgaatgatcgtttaccattttcttcttccatcgTTTACACAATTGCATGTTCGTTAACCATTTCCTTCTaccatcgtctacatgattgcaTGATTCTTCCATCGTATACTCAAAGCAGTCGCACAGATCAAACAAGAAGACATTAAGGTTAGAAGAAAGTGTAAAGAACTCAGAAGGCAGAGAACAAGAGAATCAGAgaggaaaaaagagagaaagaaaatcaATTCTGCATTAATCACTCATCAGAAACAAAgtgtttctttcatttctccatCAGACAAAGAGCAGTGTTTCAAACCACGTGTAAGGCATCAGCTAGAAAATTGTGGGCACTTAACAGCCAAGTTTTCTATCAACCAAACTAATTTTTGGGGCAAAAGAACTAGGCTCACGTTTGGATCAGCAAAGAAAGGCCTCACAAATATTTCATCATCTAGGCTGAATTCATCAAATATACAGAAGCAGGCCCAACAgtatgtaaatttaagcatgtatatgagatatataagtggatcatgccttaagtaataacctaaatagatctgtagtataaggattaaggtgggatacctgatcctggtgacactacggatacgacccactttgtagaggtttgcaagtgttgcgaactactacagatggtagatcctaaccattcatgtagagacatgcgagcgggggtgtcctatacaaagagcttgtataagaccggaccacgagatgattcgtctttgtatataacatcgttgatactggagacttacatcccacctaaatgaccataggtgacatgacctcaatcttgaatgttttgggaacttctacctttgagggcggtcctttgattagtataggtgagagtgaccagattccaaactcaacatgtctaccttttcaGGGACTTGTCTGacttgggagctaggaactcaattacacaagatagaattcactcattccccgaagcaggggtaagtagatagattgctcccttaagggctgattccagggcttgaacatagtggccatagcttctctttggaagagaggactcagtcatagtaggattatgacttatgttcattaaagagatcagtggtacttaaggagttagatttaactacaggggcataacggttattggcccaactgtacttacgagcgatctatgaagggttatcgtgtcgttgattggttaagatggacacatgatatatctgtagtaagaagagtttagctgtcggtctttagtggaatgcctggtaattaacaaatggtggatcccgtgactaaagagtttagtcagttattcacgtatcttgaagcttcgagctacaagtccatggattcaagttgaggatcagttcttggtgttgatttgaaatgttcaaattgacaagaggtaattcgattatatatgatatgatcggtatggtgtatgtgATACATCAAGttgaggattaatataaatgagatttacattaaggaccatggaatagaaaaaaagctatgcttatatgtttcatgagatgaaatattaaaactataggttataagtatactatagtaagttggttatcatgtaaatttaaaataatattaattattggataattatctctttttctctaataaccaattaagtgggaggttattggtggtttcatggtaaccgtgagataaaagaaatttttttttcctaattttagtggTTGATGAATGAGAGTTTCTATTTTCGAAAAATTCTCGCAGTggctgtcaagtaaattagatctACTAAACGAaagcttggagagactagacgatcatggaGTGCTTCTATACAATAGTCACTCAGTTggccgattagctaaacgatcgtgctacttttgctaaatgatcgtatagtttttgttaaatgattggccatcctctatacgatagacttgtcatctcccacttgcttaatcgtttacacgattattcTTCCTCCTGTCTCGTcctttaaccaagtccacacagagcccacacttctggattctcataccgagaataccaaggtagttATTGTGGTCGTGTCATATTCAACTTGACATAGTCAAGGTTCTGGAGGTTGTTCACTGTGTTCGTGGTCTTGGAGATTGTTGTGTTCGAAGTTCactgtgatcgtgcagtgtagcagtCGTGGTGTACGAGCGTTCGAGTGTTGCAGTATTACgggttgttcgagcgttcgtgatcaagggtgttgaagatgagtcttcaaaggtatgtttgttctatcccttgatctttagaaaagcatgctgtaatttcattttgtgcatgaccgtatgtttccatttataaactgtaattgttgttattcatatatgattgaaatttggaacgatcattccgctgctcatggaaatcctcatgtctgatttctttCAGTTTTGGCTTGCCaccacatgtgtcatgcagacatcgaACGACAAGCAAGTGTCATTcccaactaaactcttatcaagtTGGATTTTCCTAGCGCTGATAGgggagtttttctttttattcaaaactcttttttatgaaattatgaAAGGATTTTTATAGAAGTGAATGCATCAACTCGAACCTCGCCCCCTCTCCTCCTCCCCCCCAAATTTTAGAGGTCGGCAAGGTCCGCATTattgaaaaagaactataaGAATGTCttagaaaaatgtcaaaaagaTGTTTGAGGTGAGATTTGCATGAAtagaaaattaaacatgttttagTAAAGAAGTTCCTAAGCTTACAATTCTGTTGCTTATCTTTAAGACTGAAGTGTTTTAGTAAAGAAGTTCCTAAGCTTACAATTCTGTTGCTTATCTTTAATACTCAATTTAGCAATCATTGGTGTCATCATCGTGGTCATAAAGCAGAAATTTCGATAGGCTGACACAGAAGTTTTGTCAACCGATTGCGTCGACTATCTTAGTGATGTATGTTGGTGGTGGACTATGTTCGAGGAAGAATCCTTTTTCTACTAGTATGTCAACGAACTAACGCTTCCTCCCTTTATTTTTCACACCTCCCCTTCCGGCCAACTCATCTTCATAGGCGGTGGCCTCCTCGATTAGTTGCCGTATTTCTTCTTCCAATTCTTTTTGAAAAGGCTCTTTCTTTTATCCCTTTTTAGCAGGCGCACACTCTTCAAGCATATGCTAAATATTGTCATGCGTTACAAACTCAAGACTAGTTGCAACTTCCTCTACTTCTTCCAATTCTTGCTCGAAATTTCGTACACCGGCGTCTATGACATCTCAACACTGTCATTTTCTTGGCACTTCTCGACGCGCAATTCATCTTCTCGAAATAATCCTCTCTTCTTCAATGGTTGGATTATGAGCCCCTCATTTGAGTCAAATGGGTGTGTTGTGGATGTGTCAAGGCCATCTGCCGCAGGGACAGACCCTTGTAACATCATTTCATTCTCTTCTTCAGCCATTTCTTTCTCCAAAATCAAGGCTCAACGGTCAGCCTCATCTAGTACCTCTTGTGTTTGTGCGAGCAGTTTCTCACTTCTGGCCAATGCTTCCTCCACATAAAAACATATAGGTGTATCTGCATCTTGCCATCCTTGCCTCTCGTCAATGCTCGCTAGGATGTCACAAAATACTACTTGCTCATCCCTCCAGCTATTTCACTTGGATTTTCGTTATGAGGCAATGAACACGTAGTAGGCTCCAACGTAGGTCTGCTGGAACCAGAATCAAAAGGTAGAGGTGGAGTTGGTGGGGGTGGGTCAGAAAGGGTATGAGGTGTAGTGGAAGAGGATGTGGATGCAGATGTTGCAGCGATGGGGAAGAAGATGGCTAATGGTTCGTTGGAAATAGGGGTGATTGAATGCACGGCTAGAAATGGAGTAGTTCTCAAGTTTTCAGGAATGGACTCGTACGTCGGTATGGATGGGATGATAGTGGGAATGATGGGTGGAGGGGCTGGTTTCTTGTAGGGTTTTGCGGCAGTCTTTTTAGGTTGTGCTTTCAACGCAGGGTACTGCATTGGCTCACAAATAGTTAAAGGTTTAGATAGTTGGGACTCGGAAGGAATTTTGGAAGGATTTGAAGATGGTTTCAAGGGTGTAGTTTTGGAGGGAATACGAGCAGGCACTTTTGGTTTGGGTTTCGAATAAGTTTTTTTGGTGGTGGCTTGGCCTTTTGGTTTGCTTGAAGTGGTGGACTTGGTGGCCAGAGCTAGTGGAGGAGATGAAGAAAAAGTAGAAGAAGGAATGGAGGAGAAGGAGCCTACCGGGTTGTCCTCAGCGAAGCTCAGTGAAGCGTTCTGAGAAtcaaaatcatttgacatggtTTTTTCGGTGAGGTTAAGTAAAGAATCGCTTAATGAAATGGTCATCAGAGCTAGAAATCACACAGATGGAGCTTAAGTATAGTCAACCGAacaaaaaaagtttttcaaagTGGACGGTGGAGTGGAAAGGAAGGAAACAAGGCTGCGTAAATAGGCAGACGCGTGACAACAAGGAAGAAAGAGAAATGTGTCATATCCCACGTCTGCACGTGCTCCCAAGTCTGAACAACTAATGCTCCTAAACATGGTATGCATTGATTTAGAGCATTTAAGAGTTGGCCACAATTAGACTATGTTATCAGCAAACAGCACAAGCAAAATCATTTTCGAAGTCAAAAATAGGTCAAACACAACACAATCGACGAATaaggaaggaaaagaaggaaCGCAAAAATAAGTAGAGTACAAGAAGTGTCCTTGGAATATGGCTTCAAGTTTTCAACGCAGGGACAACTTTAACGTGAGCATCAGGCTAGTTCGCATAAGCCAATAGTTGTTTTGTTGTCATCCTCTCCTTCAACTTAGGGCTTCACTCTCTGCCCATAGActttaaaatcattaaatccATTTTCATGAGTCATTTCCACCACACCATGAGGAAATACTTCTTTCACAACAAAAGGTCCAGATCATCGAGATTTCAATTTCCCTGGAAATAAACGAAAACGAGATTTAAAAAGTACAACCTTTTTCCCAGCAAATAGTTCTTTCTTACTGAGTCGTTGGTCATGCCAGTTCTTGGTCTTCTCTTTATACATCTTTTCACTTTCGTATGCATTATATCTCCACTCATCTAATTCATTCAACTACAGCTTTCCAACTTCACTAGCAATTTCCATATCCATATTCAACTTTTTAACTACCTAAAATGCTTTCTGCTCTAATTCTAGAGGTAGATGACATGTTTTTCCAAACAAAAGGGCATACCATGACATCCCAATTGATGTTTTGTAAGAAGTACAATATGCCCATAAAGCTTCATCTAACTTTTGTGCCTAGTTCTTTCTAGACATATTGACAACCTTCTCCAGGATCGACTTAATTTCTCTATTTGAAACTTCTGACTATCTATTTGTTTGTCGATGGTATGCGGTAGCCACCATGTCCCTaacattatttttgttaatctagtatgcaatgaccatgtgttcctatcaaaagttttcttgctttgtcgccaagtataacgaaaatgcaagtttctcgggtaatccaaagtcgaacacagggacttgtcactcaataatgcttgtgaagcaatacgtttgaggcgatgaataaaagtaaaaagaagaagtttaatggattacacactacttctactcctaactaaacagattgagcaatggaagactTTCGATGTGaattggtagatacacaacaactgttaatgcatagtaatgtttattatcttaaatcgctcgagtaataCCAACTCGTCACACTAaagcatcgcacacctctcggtggtcagccgcatgactatatctctatagtgcatgggtGCGTCGAGCATACGACCGTGCCTActtctaggaacaatgcatattttgcttaacgtgttccatctcttaccttctcagacAGTTAGATGCGGCTGAttaactcatagacaagcattgcaacaacccatcGACAAGCGTTgttacagcctttcaccaagcaaagaggattaactcactatactggcacaatgcacacctctcgatgggttgctacatgcatcctatctctaggctacacgattgagtatgcgatagcgtttgataaataaacgatgaaggtaaacgatgataataataaagaagatgaagaagatggcgtTGAAGGAATCAAgttatgcattgattacaaaatgtcttaatatctaaactaaaatgtaatacaatacagagattagaggagaaatgaaagactctgcgtcaaggctgttggtggtgccatggatgaatggtgggatgtctctctcgagctctatctctggcgAAAGCTCTGGTCATCATTCAGTTTagtttgtggagatgaagaatcctcacaaaaaatctcgctcatgctctcatctctgatcacaaacttctgccttgaggcagaagttaggatgtcttgaaatgaaggtccaatgggctatttatagaatttaaaCGCTGACAACTCTCATGACTGCGTTATATCTCACTGCTGCATTTGTCGCGGTAcgggcaatgtcacatcatcttatcttgttgatactcccaaagtaTGCGTGGAAGCTTGATTCAACTAAAGTATCAAtgcattctacccatcttgcgaccACCCTTCTATTTAAGGTTATCACTCTGTGGCCACAATCTCCAAGTGATTACCGCATTCCCTTGATCAtcacaacttccatgcgatggacgcattcgatcaccgcaacttccatgcgatggacacatttGATCACCGAAACTTCCATGCGATA contains:
- the LOC120090763 gene encoding extensin-like, with translation MSNDFDSQNASLSFAEDNPVGSFSSIPSSTFSSSPPLALATKSTTSSKPKGQATTKKTYSKPKPKVPARIPSKTTPLKPSSNPSKIPSESQLSKPLTICEPMQYPALKAQPKKTAAKPYKKPAPPPIIPTIIPSIPTYESIPENLRTTPFLAVHSITPISNEPLAIFFPIAATSASTSSSTTPHTLSDPPPPTPPLPFDSGSSRPTLEPTTCSLPHNENPSEIAGGMSK